The bacterium genome includes a window with the following:
- the dnaG gene encoding DNA primase: MSTTDDIKSKIDLAEYLLEQGVQLKQAGASLKACCPFHNEKSPSFMVNRQKQVWFCFGCSKGGDLFTFVQEREGLEFSEALKLLAERAGVQLEARDPRLEGQKIRSLDALTEASAFFRRQLGQSAAATRYVTERGIAEETAERFQIGYAPDSWDTLATHLVQRGFRTQEIVDAGLASPGKRSGSIYDRFRHRLMFPIHDIHGRIVGFTGRVLEGGTTVGDAPAKYVNTPETALYKKSEVVYGLVFAKDAIRTAGYALLVEGQMDVVTSHAGGLAQTVATSGTAFTEQQLRILKRFTSRLHLAFDADAAGVSAAERGIDAALDAAFDVRVIRVPRDEHGVPIGKDPDECLRADAHRWREAVEGAVPVLDYELSRVRTQFDCTTPAGKRDAARVLVARLAHIVDPIERAAWAQRGADALDVPESALREAVAAAGRAMRTRATSNTSSATGGEQQVRQDPVERFGNRLLALLIRHPDQGKRVFESFVVDNFVTPKQQALYKTLHLGYSKQESLHGANVMDTEQRDFVERLEFFADREFGDLPTAAITSEIDQCTTQLRRHAVDKKLHDIKRRMKVLEDHAGDPHAREHMLALERAFHELADELSLLHAAT; encoded by the coding sequence GTGAGTACCACCGACGACATCAAATCGAAGATTGACCTCGCGGAGTACCTTCTGGAGCAGGGGGTACAGCTCAAGCAGGCGGGGGCGAGCTTGAAGGCGTGCTGTCCGTTTCATAACGAGAAGTCGCCGTCGTTCATGGTGAACCGGCAGAAGCAGGTGTGGTTCTGCTTCGGGTGCTCCAAGGGCGGTGATCTCTTCACGTTCGTGCAGGAGCGCGAGGGTCTCGAATTCTCCGAGGCGCTCAAACTGCTCGCGGAGCGTGCGGGCGTGCAGCTTGAAGCGCGCGATCCGCGTCTCGAGGGGCAGAAGATCCGTTCACTCGACGCGCTCACCGAGGCATCGGCGTTCTTCCGGCGCCAGCTCGGACAGTCCGCGGCTGCAACGCGGTACGTCACCGAGCGGGGGATTGCTGAGGAGACAGCGGAGCGGTTTCAGATCGGGTACGCGCCGGATTCCTGGGATACGCTCGCGACGCACCTCGTGCAGCGTGGGTTTCGCACGCAGGAGATTGTGGACGCGGGGCTCGCGTCGCCCGGCAAGCGTTCGGGGAGCATCTACGATCGCTTCCGCCACCGGCTCATGTTTCCGATCCACGACATCCATGGTCGCATCGTGGGATTCACCGGCCGTGTGCTCGAGGGCGGAACCACCGTGGGTGATGCGCCGGCGAAGTACGTGAACACGCCCGAGACCGCGCTCTACAAGAAGAGCGAGGTCGTGTATGGGCTCGTCTTCGCCAAGGATGCCATTCGCACCGCGGGCTATGCGCTGCTCGTGGAAGGGCAGATGGATGTCGTCACGTCGCACGCCGGCGGACTCGCGCAGACCGTTGCGACATCTGGTACCGCGTTCACGGAGCAGCAGCTCCGCATCCTCAAGCGATTCACCTCGCGGCTCCACCTCGCGTTCGATGCGGATGCGGCGGGGGTGAGCGCTGCGGAGCGCGGCATCGACGCGGCGCTCGACGCGGCGTTCGATGTGCGGGTCATCCGCGTGCCGCGTGACGAGCACGGCGTGCCGATCGGCAAGGACCCGGATGAATGTCTCCGCGCGGATGCGCATCGCTGGCGTGAGGCCGTGGAGGGCGCGGTGCCGGTGCTCGACTACGAGCTGTCGCGCGTTCGCACACAGTTTGATTGCACGACACCGGCTGGTAAGCGCGATGCCGCTCGCGTGCTCGTCGCGCGGCTCGCGCACATCGTAGACCCCATCGAGCGCGCGGCATGGGCGCAGCGCGGAGCAGACGCGCTCGACGTTCCGGAGTCGGCACTCCGCGAGGCGGTTGCGGCGGCGGGACGAGCGATGCGTACGCGAGCGACATCGAACACGTCGTCCGCAACAGGCGGAGAGCAGCAGGTTCGACAAGACCCCGTTGAGCGATTTGGAAATCGGCTCCTCGCGCTCCTCATTCGTCACCCGGATCAAGGAAAACGGGTGTTTGAGTCATTTGTTGTGGATAACTTTGTCACCCCAAAGCAACAGGCATTGTACAAAACGCTCCATCTTGGCTACAGTAAGCAAGAGTCGCTCCATGGAGCGAATGTTATGGATACGGAGCAGCGTGATTTCGTGGAGCGCTTAGAATTCTTTGCGGATCGCGAGTTTGGAGATCTCCCCACCGCCGCGATCACGAGCGAGATTGACCAGTGCACAACCCAGCTCCGTCGTCATGCCGTTGACAAAAAACTCCACGACATCAAGCGACGGATGAAGGTGCTAGAGGATCACGCAGGGGATCCGCATGCGCGTGAGCACATGCTCGCGCTCGAGCGCGCATTTCACGAGTTGGCCGATGAGCTGTCATTACTCCACGCCGCGACGTAG
- a CDS encoding C39 family peptidase, which yields MFGTWTVRLLLVGTVVVAGWLGFVQREAHIATTPASESPPVPLVVETKGNSAVPALTPPASEESTAADTPLEEARGVVARGVVRLDVPFVSQAPYRVWSLPYKEFCEEASVLTLHLFASGERVDTASELDAALMDIKQWEEEHLGTWEDTTVAETARILREKFGHENTREVRFVTIADIMAAIDAGKPVIVPARGRELDSPYFTPPGPLYHMLVIIGYDDARQEFITNDVGTNTKGAGQRYTYDDLYGAIADWMHEDGAPTGGKAMIVLD from the coding sequence ATGTTTGGAACCTGGACCGTTCGCCTGCTTCTCGTCGGCACCGTCGTGGTGGCCGGCTGGTTGGGTTTTGTACAGCGTGAGGCGCACATCGCGACGACTCCCGCGAGCGAGTCCCCGCCGGTGCCCCTCGTCGTGGAGACGAAGGGCAATTCTGCTGTGCCCGCGTTGACACCCCCCGCAAGCGAAGAGAGCACCGCTGCAGACACACCGCTGGAGGAGGCGCGGGGTGTGGTCGCTCGCGGTGTCGTCCGTCTCGATGTTCCCTTCGTCTCTCAGGCACCGTACCGCGTCTGGTCGTTGCCGTATAAGGAGTTCTGCGAGGAGGCATCGGTGCTCACGCTGCACCTCTTTGCGTCGGGAGAGCGGGTGGACACGGCGAGCGAGCTCGACGCGGCACTCATGGATATCAAGCAGTGGGAGGAGGAACACCTCGGCACGTGGGAAGATACGACCGTGGCCGAGACCGCGCGCATCCTCCGAGAGAAGTTTGGACACGAGAACACGCGCGAGGTCCGTTTCGTGACGATCGCAGACATCATGGCGGCGATTGATGCCGGCAAGCCGGTCATCGTGCCCGCGCGCGGCCGCGAGCTCGATTCACCATACTTCACGCCGCCCGGCCCGCTCTACCACATGCTTGTCATCATCGGGTACGACGACGCACGGCAGGAGTTCATCACGAACGATGTCGGGACGAACACGAAAGGCGCGGGCCAGCGCTACACCTATGACGACCTCTACGGCGCGATTGCCGACTGGATGCACGAGGATGGGGCACCGACCGGTGGAAAGGCGATGATCGTTTTGGACTAG
- a CDS encoding alpha/beta hydrolase: MRRAFIIHGWEGNPEEGFFPWLKSQLEAQGFVVDVPAMTPADAPTLAGWVPQLAGVVGVPTPDTYLIGHSVGCITILRYLEGLDAGEQIGGVVLVAGFTDALGYAELASYFTTPINWDRIQARVVSGFVALHSDDDAFVPLTHGAVFKKRLGATIITLHSKRHFEGSSGIRELPEALDAVLGLAGM; encoded by the coding sequence ATGCGTCGTGCCTTCATCATCCATGGGTGGGAGGGGAACCCCGAGGAGGGTTTTTTCCCATGGCTCAAGAGCCAACTCGAGGCGCAGGGGTTCGTGGTGGATGTGCCAGCGATGACGCCTGCGGATGCGCCGACGCTCGCGGGGTGGGTCCCGCAGCTCGCGGGGGTGGTTGGCGTGCCCACGCCGGATACGTACCTCATCGGACACTCCGTGGGATGTATCACGATCCTCCGGTACCTCGAAGGACTCGACGCGGGGGAGCAGATCGGCGGTGTTGTGCTCGTCGCGGGCTTCACCGACGCGCTCGGGTATGCGGAGCTCGCGAGCTACTTCACGACACCGATCAACTGGGACCGCATCCAGGCGCGTGTCGTGAGTGGTTTCGTCGCGCTCCATTCCGATGATGATGCATTCGTCCCGCTCACGCACGGTGCGGTGTTCAAGAAACGTCTCGGTGCAACGATCATCACACTGCATAGCAAGCGGCACTTTGAGGGGTCGAGTGGCATCCGCGAGCTCCCGGAGGCGCTCGATGCGGTGCTCGGTCTCGCGGGCATGTAA
- a CDS encoding MFS transporter has product MKRSINFRHLFLQDVNPVVRFLILSDTIILGSWGLFGPVFALFIEDFVQGGNEAVAGLAAAIYLFTKSALQIPVAYIIDRIRGERDDFWILLVASVLMSLTPLLYLFVSTPFHLYLVQFFLGLFASFTFPTFMAMFTRHIDRSKEGTEWGIYYTLIDITGATLAALGGYLAASEGFPTLIITVVVLSVIGSLLLWFTKPYMRKR; this is encoded by the coding sequence ATGAAACGTTCTATCAACTTCCGCCACCTCTTCCTCCAGGATGTCAATCCGGTCGTGCGGTTCCTCATCCTTTCGGATACGATCATCCTGGGTTCGTGGGGGCTGTTTGGTCCGGTCTTCGCGCTCTTCATCGAGGACTTCGTGCAGGGAGGGAACGAGGCGGTCGCTGGACTTGCCGCCGCGATCTACCTCTTCACGAAGAGCGCGTTGCAGATTCCAGTCGCCTACATCATTGACCGGATTCGCGGTGAGCGCGATGACTTCTGGATCCTCCTCGTTGCGTCCGTCCTCATGTCGCTCACGCCACTCCTCTACCTGTTCGTTTCGACGCCGTTCCATCTCTACCTCGTCCAGTTCTTCCTCGGTCTCTTCGCGTCGTTCACGTTCCCGACGTTCATGGCGATGTTCACGCGGCACATTGATCGCTCGAAGGAGGGGACGGAGTGGGGGATCTACTACACGCTCATCGACATCACCGGTGCCACGCTCGCGGCACTCGGAGGGTACCTCGCTGCCAGCGAGGGGTTCCCGACGCTCATCATCACCGTCGTGGTGCTCTCGGTCATCGGCTCGTTGCTCCTCTGGTTCACGAAGCCGTACATGCGGAAACGGTGA
- a CDS encoding cytochrome c biogenesis protein CcdA: MAEIFTDAFATHSVLLWIIAFVSGIVTVATPCVLPMVPVTLGYVGAGAGGARGVAVRRSAAFVAGIVATYCVFGFTAGATGGMAGAIYQYTATHVVMGVLFVALACAMFGMYELRLPFALRQRLARVGGASTAGACAVGAATGLLALPCTGPVLAAILAVVGTAGSATLGVGLLAVHALGFGLPFFCVGIGAGRLPRSGPWMEAVKWTLGIVLCIGAFWFFRNAIPALRTVFLPSPSVGALVLLLGTALAVGITASVSPRAYERRMRVARLAAGMVATVAASVLVNTLATPAAQGWCAEDASGTCLANACNDSDLVVMDFGAEWCVACHEFDATTLAHPAVADALATHGRIRLDVDVVPAIADRYEPRGLPTVVFLDRSCGREVGRINGKVNVAQFLNALRTAEVSVR, encoded by the coding sequence ATGGCTGAAATCTTCACGGACGCGTTCGCGACGCACTCCGTGCTGCTGTGGATCATCGCGTTCGTTTCCGGTATCGTTACGGTCGCAACGCCATGCGTGCTCCCGATGGTGCCGGTGACCCTCGGGTACGTCGGTGCCGGTGCAGGTGGTGCGCGTGGTGTAGCGGTGCGTCGCAGTGCTGCGTTCGTCGCGGGTATCGTTGCGACGTACTGCGTCTTCGGCTTCACTGCTGGAGCAACCGGCGGAATGGCTGGCGCGATCTATCAGTATACGGCGACTCACGTCGTCATGGGCGTGCTCTTCGTAGCACTCGCGTGCGCGATGTTTGGCATGTACGAGCTGCGGCTTCCGTTCGCGTTGCGCCAGCGCCTCGCGCGGGTGGGTGGCGCGAGTACGGCGGGCGCATGTGCGGTCGGTGCTGCAACGGGACTCCTTGCACTCCCATGCACCGGTCCGGTGCTCGCTGCAATCCTCGCCGTCGTTGGTACCGCAGGCAGTGCGACGCTCGGCGTCGGGCTCCTCGCCGTACACGCACTCGGGTTTGGCCTTCCATTCTTTTGCGTTGGCATCGGCGCTGGTCGTCTTCCGCGCAGCGGCCCGTGGATGGAGGCGGTGAAGTGGACGCTCGGTATCGTGCTCTGCATCGGCGCGTTCTGGTTTTTCCGCAACGCGATTCCCGCGCTCCGCACGGTGTTCCTCCCATCGCCATCGGTCGGCGCGCTCGTGCTGCTTCTGGGAACGGCACTTGCTGTCGGCATCACAGCGAGTGTGTCCCCACGTGCATACGAACGCCGCATGCGCGTTGCGCGTCTCGCAGCCGGGATGGTGGCAACCGTTGCAGCGTCGGTGCTCGTGAATACGCTCGCCACTCCCGCGGCGCAGGGTTGGTGTGCCGAAGATGCATCGGGCACGTGCCTCGCGAACGCGTGCAATGACTCCGATCTCGTCGTCATGGACTTCGGTGCCGAGTGGTGCGTCGCATGTCACGAGTTTGATGCAACGACGCTTGCACATCCTGCCGTCGCGGACGCGCTCGCCACACATGGCCGCATTCGACTCGATGTGGATGTGGTGCCCGCCATCGCGGATCGTTACGAACCGCGCGGACTGCCAACCGTTGTGTTCCTGGATCGTTCGTGCGGGCGCGAAGTCGGCCGCATCAACGGCAAGGTCAACGTCGCCCAGTTCCTGAACGCTCTTCGCACGGCGGAAGTGTCTGTGCGATAA
- a CDS encoding DUF5680 domain-containing protein — protein MDIKNLAKFLNEANKATYANKTAPKVAPSRLRSEDYHFEKDGLIYHDTYFGGRDFIGEEIVYENEKPVWGANYFGFVLDEKVSEKDVYDFLRQALMQEYDDVIPVRGPAKFSDGEWTYQFTARGGLENFAGQEEILLNEKIVYRCLIHGGFIR, from the coding sequence ATGGACATAAAAAATCTTGCAAAGTTTCTAAATGAGGCGAACAAGGCAACCTACGCCAACAAGACCGCTCCAAAAGTCGCGCCCTCTCGCTTGAGATCAGAAGATTATCATTTTGAAAAGGACGGCTTAATTTACCACGACACTTATTTTGGTGGGCGCGATTTTATCGGCGAGGAAATCGTATATGAAAATGAAAAGCCGGTATGGGGAGCAAATTATTTCGGCTTTGTCCTTGATGAAAAAGTAAGCGAGAAAGATGTATACGATTTTCTCCGACAAGCACTTATGCAAGAGTATGACGATGTAATACCAGTTCGAGGACCAGCAAAGTTTTCTGATGGCGAATGGACTTATCAATTTACGGCAAGGGGTGGGTTAGAAAACTTTGCTGGTCAGGAGGAAATTTTGTTGAATGAGAAAATTGTGTATCGTTGTTTGATACATGGAGGATTTATTAGATAG
- a CDS encoding permease-like cell division protein FtsX: MFISFLRLLKYALVDFARNIWLSMTTVVMLTLTLISVQVLLGMNVAGRIALDELGARVDLRIQFRPTVAEDEVDAIRTQLLAREEVLGITHISRAQVFEEFTATHRGNDDILEAIAELGENPFGPELRIQARTPEDFPILAALLDDPQLSERIIETGAGDRALLVERLNALTAKLRYAGLAMSGLSFLVTLLIIINAMRVITYVRRDEVGIMKLVGATNWFVRTPFLIMGVLAAAIATVITQLLTFPALQLAEPTLRQFLGARGIDIATFFHYHLWEIAAAEFLGLALLTTTISAIAIRRYLRV, encoded by the coding sequence GTGTTCATCTCCTTCCTCCGCCTCCTCAAGTACGCGCTCGTGGACTTCGCTCGGAACATCTGGTTGTCCATGACCACGGTCGTCATGCTCACGCTCACGCTCATCAGCGTGCAGGTGCTCCTCGGCATGAACGTCGCCGGTCGCATCGCCCTCGATGAGCTTGGCGCGCGCGTAGACCTCCGCATCCAGTTCCGTCCCACCGTCGCGGAGGACGAAGTGGACGCGATCCGCACGCAGCTCCTCGCACGCGAGGAGGTCCTCGGCATCACGCACATCTCGCGCGCGCAGGTGTTTGAGGAGTTCACTGCGACGCATCGCGGCAACGATGACATCCTGGAAGCAATCGCGGAACTCGGCGAGAATCCCTTTGGCCCCGAGCTCCGCATCCAAGCGCGCACACCGGAGGACTTCCCCATCCTCGCCGCGCTCCTCGATGATCCGCAGCTCTCGGAGCGTATCATCGAGACCGGAGCAGGGGACCGCGCGCTGCTCGTGGAACGCCTCAATGCGCTCACCGCGAAGCTCCGCTACGCGGGTCTCGCGATGAGCGGCCTCTCCTTCCTCGTCACGCTCCTCATCATCATCAACGCGATGCGCGTCATCACGTACGTCCGCCGCGATGAGGTGGGCATCATGAAGCTCGTCGGCGCGACCAACTGGTTCGTCCGTACGCCGTTCCTCATTATGGGCGTGCTCGCCGCCGCGATCGCCACGGTTATCACCCAGCTCCTCACGTTCCCCGCCCTCCAACTCGCAGAGCCCACCCTCCGCCAGTTCCTCGGCGCGCGCGGCATTGACATCGCCACCTTCTTCCACTACCATCTCTGGGAGATCGCCGCCGCCGAGTTCCTCGGCCTCGCCCTCCTCACCACCACCATCTCCGCCATCGCCATCCGCAGGTACCTTCGAGTATAA
- the ftsE gene encoding cell division ATP-binding protein FtsE: MIQFTGITKQYPPDTKALDGVDFHIAPGEFVSIVGQSGTGKTTLVRLLIAEERPSKGSIVIGGWDISAIPHGDIPVLRRQIGTVFQDFKLLRHKTVSENVAFALEVCGAPTKRIRDVVPNVLDIVGLDGKGERFPWQLSGGEQQRVAVARALVHGPKILVADEPTGNLDSIHTREIADLLEKINSFGTTVLLVTHNRDVVNMLRRRVITLDNGRIVADKKHGTYRL; the protein is encoded by the coding sequence ATGATTCAATTCACCGGCATCACCAAGCAGTACCCTCCGGACACCAAGGCACTCGACGGTGTTGATTTTCATATTGCGCCCGGGGAGTTCGTGTCGATCGTCGGGCAGAGCGGCACGGGCAAGACGACGCTCGTGCGGCTCCTCATCGCCGAGGAGCGGCCGAGCAAGGGTTCGATTGTCATCGGCGGTTGGGACATCAGCGCGATCCCCCATGGCGACATCCCCGTGCTCCGGCGGCAGATTGGGACGGTGTTCCAGGACTTCAAGCTCCTGCGCCACAAGACCGTTTCCGAGAACGTCGCGTTCGCGCTCGAGGTCTGCGGTGCACCCACGAAGCGCATCCGCGATGTGGTGCCAAACGTGCTCGACATCGTCGGGCTCGATGGGAAGGGCGAGCGCTTCCCGTGGCAGCTCTCTGGCGGCGAGCAGCAGCGCGTCGCGGTCGCGCGCGCGCTCGTGCACGGTCCAAAGATCCTCGTCGCCGATGAGCCAACCGGCAACCTCGATTCCATCCACACGCGCGAGATCGCGGACCTCCTCGAGAAGATTAATAGCTTTGGCACGACCGTCCTCCTCGTCACGCACAACCGCGACGTCGTGAACATGCTCCGCCGTCGCGTCATCACGCTCGATAACGGCCGCATCGTCGCGGATAAGAAGCACGGCACCTACCGGTTATAG